Proteins encoded by one window of Deltaproteobacteria bacterium:
- a CDS encoding prepilin-type N-terminal cleavage/methylation domain-containing protein, with translation MANARNGFSLIELIVIVSIIGILVMIAVPNLNRSHMNLMAGREELEANIRMVRGNATGRGVHYRVTLHPDSYEIDRLKLAADGVTWVHDSLYSVQTVQLPKNITITTGAGMAFEFNSRGLLEKQADGTPAVQVSVTLRDSRDNSTQSVSIWPSGQILRN, from the coding sequence ATGGCGAATGCACGGAATGGATTTTCACTGATCGAACTTATTGTGATCGTCTCTATTATTGGGATTCTCGTGATGATTGCCGTCCCAAATCTCAACCGGAGTCACATGAACCTGATGGCGGGACGAGAGGAATTGGAAGCGAACATCCGTATGGTACGTGGGAACGCAACTGGACGTGGGGTCCACTACCGAGTCACGCTCCATCCTGATTCCTATGAGATCGATCGCCTCAAATTGGCCGCCGACGGGGTTACTTGGGTGCATGACTCATTGTATTCGGTGCAGACGGTCCAACTCCCCAAAAATATCACTATTACCACCGGTGCTGGGATGGCTTTTGAGTTCAATTCGCGTGGGCTGCTGGAAAAGCAAGCTGACGGAACTCCCGCGGTGCAGGTTTCTGTTACGCTCCGCGATAGTCGTGATAACAGCACGCAAAGTGTGAGTATCTGGCCCTCCGGACAAATTCTCAGAAACTAA